The Sporosarcina ureae genome includes a region encoding these proteins:
- a CDS encoding methyl-accepting chemotaxis protein, producing the protein MGIFRRQPDRRLMEDETIIQTTPLQVEQTDNRRYEKVETELTAAVAQHEKVNAQHHVLGDAVSDIESSFHVIQKLSEKTIESSSQLQENGHSLEEKSLYMVKEAETGADDVRLTAQVMNDLGMHMKESEDSMSQLSERSVEIQSIVGVIENIAAQTNLLALNASIEAARAGEYGKGFSVVAQEVRKLAESTSTSTKDIQQLTNSLKEEIMEALEATKKSSKLIEQGIAVSLQTASKIDHILETVKGSQVDISSIEKMIVEQNELSTLMQRELQKANSLFSSAHELIVEHIEDAKEVDKRLESGIQQLLVE; encoded by the coding sequence ATGGGGATATTTAGAAGGCAACCGGATAGGCGCCTAATGGAAGACGAAACGATCATACAAACGACACCTCTACAAGTAGAGCAAACAGATAACCGCCGTTACGAAAAAGTAGAGACAGAATTGACTGCCGCAGTTGCACAACACGAAAAAGTGAATGCTCAACACCATGTCTTAGGTGATGCAGTATCTGACATCGAATCAAGCTTTCATGTAATACAGAAATTAAGTGAAAAAACGATTGAATCCTCTTCACAGTTGCAAGAAAATGGTCATTCATTGGAAGAAAAATCATTATATATGGTAAAAGAAGCGGAAACTGGTGCGGATGATGTGAGGTTAACCGCTCAAGTCATGAATGATCTAGGTATGCATATGAAAGAGTCGGAAGATAGTATGTCGCAATTGAGTGAGCGGTCTGTAGAAATTCAGTCGATTGTCGGTGTCATCGAAAACATCGCTGCGCAAACTAATCTATTAGCATTGAATGCATCAATTGAGGCGGCAAGAGCAGGAGAGTACGGCAAAGGGTTTTCTGTCGTCGCACAAGAAGTACGAAAACTGGCGGAAAGCACGTCGACCAGTACAAAAGATATCCAGCAATTAACGAATTCTCTTAAAGAGGAAATTATGGAAGCGTTGGAAGCTACAAAGAAGAGTTCAAAGTTGATTGAACAAGGAATAGCGGTTAGTTTACAGACTGCATCTAAAATTGATCATATTTTGGAGACGGTTAAAGGGAGTCAGGTTGATATTTCTTCAATTGAAAAGATGATTGTAGAGCAGAATGAATTATCCACGCTTATGCAAAGAGAGTTACAAAAGGCAAATTCATTATTCTCTTCTGCACATGAACTTATTGTAGAGCATATCGAGGATGCTAAGGAAGTAGATAAGCGTCTGGAAAGCGGAATTCAGCAGTTGTTGGTGGAATAA
- a CDS encoding aldo/keto reductase, which yields MSTIFDQMVILSNGVQMPQFGLGTYKMTEPERTMQAIEKAVSLGYRAIDTASIYNNEQAVGEAIRHSGIAREDLFVTSKVWNDEQGYDETLRAFERSLTRLDMNYLDLYLTHWPVTGSYVDTYRAIERLYDEKLIRATGVSNHHEAHLQEIFTIANIRPMVNQIELHPRLTQEPLRHFCSDHQIAVTSWSPLARGQILEDATLTAIAAQYGKTVAQVIIRWHIQKGLIVIPKSVSFDRITENSEVADFELTLSDMSMIDALNRNERTGTDPDTY from the coding sequence ATGTCAACGATTTTTGATCAGATGGTTATACTGAGCAACGGTGTGCAAATGCCGCAGTTCGGTTTAGGTACATATAAAATGACAGAACCCGAGCGAACTATGCAAGCCATTGAGAAAGCGGTTTCACTAGGCTATCGCGCAATTGATACAGCTTCTATATATAATAATGAACAAGCGGTAGGAGAAGCAATCCGTCACTCCGGTATTGCGCGTGAAGACTTATTTGTGACATCAAAAGTATGGAATGATGAGCAAGGATACGATGAAACACTGCGTGCCTTCGAACGTTCATTAACTAGATTGGACATGAATTACTTAGACTTGTATTTGACGCATTGGCCTGTTACTGGAAGTTATGTGGATACATATCGCGCAATTGAAAGACTTTACGATGAAAAGTTGATTCGGGCTACTGGTGTCTCGAATCATCATGAAGCTCATTTACAAGAGATATTTACGATTGCCAATATCCGTCCTATGGTAAATCAAATAGAACTTCATCCCCGTTTAACTCAAGAGCCATTGCGACATTTTTGCAGTGACCATCAAATTGCGGTAACTTCTTGGAGTCCACTAGCCAGAGGGCAAATTCTTGAAGATGCAACACTCACAGCAATCGCTGCGCAGTACGGAAAGACTGTGGCACAGGTTATTATCAGATGGCATATCCAAAAAGGATTGATCGTTATTCCGAAGTCTGTATCATTTGACCGTATTACCGAAAATAGTGAAGTGGCAGATTTTGAATTAACACTTTCGGATATGTCGATGATCGACGCATTAAACCGTAATGAACGGACAGGTACGGATCCAGACACGTATTAA
- a CDS encoding NCS2 family permease — protein MFQLKKNQTTVKTELLAGMTTFLTMVYIVIVNPIILSEAGVPFDQVFLATIIATVIGTLWMALFANYPIAIAPGMGLNAYFASVVIGSNGQLDYLTAFSAVFIAGLIFILLSMTSFREKLIEGIPENLKHGITAGIGLFIAFIGLRLSGLVVPHESNIVQLGELTSPAVLLTLFGLLVTIILMNRNVYGAIFIGMIATGIVAFFTKQLQFDGVVKMPHLPEGILVWNPALAMGDVISYGLYGVVLSFLLVTLFDTTGTMIGVAKQAGLMKGKSLPRARHALLADSVAATVGSMVGTSPTSAYVESSSGVAVGGRTGLTTLTVAVLFIAAAFFSPIVSALSGVAAITAPALIIVGSLMIGAVKNIDWDSFDESFPAFLVILTMPLTSSIATGIALGFITYPLLKITKGQGKSVPLLMYIFAVLFTYQLLFLPH, from the coding sequence GTGTTTCAATTAAAGAAGAATCAAACGACTGTCAAAACAGAACTACTGGCGGGGATGACTACCTTCCTGACAATGGTCTATATCGTCATCGTCAATCCTATTATTTTATCGGAGGCCGGTGTTCCATTTGACCAAGTCTTTTTAGCCACTATAATAGCTACTGTCATCGGGACTCTTTGGATGGCCTTATTCGCAAATTATCCAATCGCCATTGCACCTGGTATGGGATTGAATGCGTATTTCGCTTCTGTCGTCATTGGTTCTAACGGTCAACTCGATTACTTGACGGCGTTTTCTGCAGTCTTTATAGCGGGTCTGATTTTCATATTATTATCAATGACTTCTTTCCGGGAAAAGTTAATAGAAGGAATTCCTGAAAACCTTAAACACGGAATTACAGCGGGAATCGGTTTATTTATCGCATTCATCGGACTACGTTTATCAGGTTTAGTAGTTCCTCATGAATCCAACATTGTACAACTCGGTGAACTTACCTCACCTGCTGTATTGCTAACATTGTTCGGACTGCTTGTGACCATTATTCTTATGAACCGCAATGTCTATGGTGCTATTTTTATAGGTATGATTGCAACCGGCATCGTCGCTTTCTTCACGAAACAACTACAATTTGATGGTGTAGTGAAAATGCCTCATCTGCCTGAAGGTATTCTTGTATGGAATCCAGCACTAGCAATGGGAGATGTCATTTCTTATGGTTTATATGGTGTTGTCCTATCATTTCTACTCGTTACTCTATTCGATACAACCGGAACGATGATTGGTGTAGCCAAGCAAGCTGGACTCATGAAAGGTAAATCGCTACCTCGTGCTCGTCATGCGCTTCTAGCCGACTCTGTAGCCGCCACAGTCGGCTCAATGGTCGGAACCAGCCCTACGTCCGCTTACGTCGAGTCGTCCTCTGGCGTAGCTGTAGGCGGTCGTACAGGCTTGACTACATTAACAGTTGCAGTGCTATTTATAGCCGCAGCGTTTTTCAGTCCGATCGTCAGTGCCTTATCCGGCGTCGCAGCCATTACGGCACCTGCTTTGATCATTGTAGGCAGTTTGATGATCGGTGCAGTGAAAAATATAGACTGGGACTCATTCGACGAATCGTTCCCAGCATTTCTAGTTATTTTAACGATGCCACTGACTTCAAGTATTGCGACAGGTATCGCACTTGGGTTCATCACATATCCATTACTGAAGATTACAAAAGGGCAAGGTAAGTCCGTTCCTTTGTTGATGTATATCTTTGCAGTATTATTCACCTATCAGTTGCTATTCTTGCCTCATTAA
- the trmL gene encoding tRNA (uridine(34)/cytosine(34)/5-carboxymethylaminomethyluridine(34)-2'-O)-methyltransferase TrmL, translated as MTIHVALFEPQIPANTGNISRTCAGTDTALHLIKPLGFSTEDKMLKRAGLDYWEHVDITYHDGIQEFLDAYPEGEFYFITKFGETSYDTFDYSDTDQDIFFVFGKETTGLPNEITEKYKESCLRIPMNDEHIRSLNLSNTAAILIYEALRQRGFAHLT; from the coding sequence ATGACGATTCATGTTGCATTATTCGAACCACAAATACCCGCCAATACGGGAAATATTTCACGTACGTGTGCGGGGACTGATACAGCTCTTCATTTAATAAAGCCACTTGGTTTTTCTACTGAAGATAAAATGTTGAAACGTGCCGGACTGGATTACTGGGAACATGTTGATATTACGTATCACGATGGGATCCAAGAGTTTTTAGACGCGTATCCGGAGGGTGAATTTTATTTCATTACCAAATTCGGAGAGACGAGCTATGACACGTTTGATTATTCGGATACCGATCAGGATATTTTCTTTGTGTTTGGCAAAGAGACAACTGGATTGCCGAATGAAATAACAGAGAAGTATAAAGAGAGTTGTTTGCGTATTCCGATGAACGATGAGCATATCCGTTCATTGAACTTGTCGAATACTGCTGCGATTCTAATCTATGAAGCGCTTCGTCAACGGGGATTTGCACATTTAACATAA
- the queG gene encoding tRNA epoxyqueuosine(34) reductase QueG has translation MNVAQLQHEIQTFAASIGIDKIGFTTAAPFVKLKDRLKQQQRLNYQSGFEESDIEKRTEPLLLLDQAESIISIAVAYPSKMSNSPRGKKGERRGMFCRASWGEDYHTVLRDKLAQLELFILTKVPDARLRSMVDTGELVDRAVAERAGIGWSAKNCSIITPEFGSYVYLGEMITNLPFIPDEPMEDQCLDCNLCLDACPTGALIQPGQLNAQRCIAFLTQTKKPVPEEFRHKIGNRLYGCDTCQTVCPKNKGMNHEHQLAFTPEPELVKPLLLSLLSLSNRQFKEQYGHMSGSWRGKNPIQRNALIALAHFKDESAIPELTRLIKEDPRPMIRGTAAWALGEIGTTEAEEVLKECLVMEEEEFVVSEITKALEQLHII, from the coding sequence GTGAATGTCGCTCAGTTACAGCATGAAATACAAACGTTTGCGGCGTCCATTGGAATTGACAAAATTGGTTTTACGACAGCAGCCCCGTTTGTGAAATTGAAAGATCGTTTAAAACAACAGCAACGATTGAACTATCAATCGGGTTTTGAAGAGTCGGATATTGAGAAACGAACGGAGCCTTTATTATTACTAGATCAAGCAGAGAGTATCATTTCTATAGCCGTTGCATACCCCTCGAAAATGTCGAATAGTCCTCGTGGGAAAAAAGGGGAACGTCGCGGTATGTTTTGCAGGGCTTCTTGGGGTGAAGATTATCATACCGTGTTGCGTGACAAACTAGCACAGCTCGAGTTATTTATCCTGACTAAGGTACCAGATGCGCGACTTCGTTCTATGGTGGATACAGGAGAGCTTGTAGATCGTGCTGTAGCAGAACGTGCGGGTATTGGTTGGTCAGCTAAGAATTGTTCAATCATTACACCTGAGTTCGGATCCTACGTTTATCTGGGTGAAATGATTACAAATCTGCCATTTATACCAGATGAGCCGATGGAAGATCAATGTCTAGACTGTAATTTATGTTTGGATGCTTGTCCGACAGGCGCGCTTATACAGCCTGGACAATTGAATGCCCAGCGTTGTATTGCGTTTTTGACACAAACAAAGAAACCTGTACCTGAAGAATTCCGTCACAAGATCGGGAATCGATTGTATGGATGTGATACATGCCAAACCGTTTGCCCAAAAAACAAAGGAATGAATCATGAGCATCAACTTGCATTCACGCCTGAGCCAGAGCTTGTTAAACCCTTGTTACTGTCACTATTGTCATTATCCAATCGTCAATTTAAAGAGCAATATGGTCATATGTCGGGCTCTTGGCGCGGGAAGAATCCGATTCAGCGAAATGCGCTCATTGCATTGGCTCATTTTAAAGATGAATCGGCGATACCGGAACTCACCCGATTGATCAAAGAAGATCCGCGACCAATGATTAGAGGAACAGCGGCCTGGGCACTTGGGGAGATTGGAACGACAGAAGCAGAAGAGGTGCTGAAAGAATGTTTGGTTATGGAAGAAGAGGAGTTTGTCGTGAGTGAAATTACGAAGGCTTTGGAACAGTTGCACATTATTTGA
- a CDS encoding B3/4 domain-containing protein, translated as MQLTIDTSIFSKIPDFKLGIIYYNKTIVSASPQMLKGRLQLFQEQLYFELLDKDFTDFNGLAEWRSIWATLGADPSTKPPALQLLLQQIKDRHYTPSFHSAEDLNTFFSLQYEIPTVIYDADKIAGDIMLSIGTAEDGYEGLNNQFNTLENILLLSDGYSPFGSPYVDSIRTAVTEETENVIQLLFIRPSLEQDQALQLTNACGKMFTSINGGDYQSSVLDRQNPNFILTKEVEQ; from the coding sequence ATGCAACTTACTATTGATACTTCTATATTCTCGAAAATTCCTGATTTTAAATTAGGCATAATCTATTATAACAAAACAATCGTCTCCGCATCACCTCAGATGCTAAAAGGACGACTACAATTATTCCAAGAACAACTATACTTCGAGCTACTCGATAAAGATTTCACGGATTTTAACGGTCTAGCAGAGTGGCGATCCATTTGGGCAACTCTCGGTGCAGACCCGTCGACTAAGCCACCAGCTCTTCAATTACTCTTACAACAGATCAAAGATCGTCACTATACTCCATCCTTCCATAGTGCAGAAGATCTGAATACGTTCTTTTCCTTGCAATACGAAATTCCGACTGTTATTTACGATGCGGACAAAATAGCAGGAGATATCATGTTGTCTATCGGCACCGCTGAGGATGGCTACGAAGGATTGAATAATCAATTCAATACCTTGGAAAACATCTTACTCCTAAGCGACGGTTACAGTCCATTCGGTAGTCCATATGTTGATTCTATACGAACAGCCGTAACAGAGGAAACAGAAAACGTCATCCAACTTCTTTTCATTCGCCCTTCATTGGAGCAAGATCAGGCTTTACAACTAACTAATGCTTGTGGCAAAATGTTCACAAGCATCAACGGTGGGGACTATCAAAGCTCTGTATTGGATAGACAGAATCCTAACTTCATCCTAACAAAAGAGGTGGAACAATGA
- a CDS encoding (2Fe-2S)-binding protein encodes MNIQNATSKSFIHLHVNGETKEAVVRNADTLLYTLREKLGLTGAKRSCENGDCGACTVLVNGEPSHSCLSLAVEVVDLPIMTIEGLLDSPVREAFANKWAIQCGFCTPGFIVNCHALLTKHPDAKEEIVEEWLQSNICRCTGYQEIKDVVNSLMETNNHSANKKHPRLS; translated from the coding sequence ATGAATATACAAAACGCAACGTCCAAGTCTTTTATTCATTTACATGTGAATGGAGAAACAAAGGAGGCGGTTGTTCGGAACGCGGATACACTTTTGTATACTTTAAGGGAGAAACTTGGATTAACAGGCGCCAAGCGTTCGTGTGAAAATGGGGATTGCGGAGCGTGTACAGTGCTTGTGAACGGAGAACCCAGCCATTCCTGTTTATCGTTGGCTGTTGAAGTAGTTGATTTACCGATCATGACAATTGAAGGGCTATTAGATTCGCCTGTACGAGAGGCCTTTGCTAATAAGTGGGCGATTCAATGCGGATTTTGTACACCCGGTTTTATCGTCAATTGTCATGCTTTATTAACCAAACACCCAGATGCAAAAGAAGAAATTGTAGAAGAGTGGCTGCAATCTAATATTTGTAGATGTACGGGATACCAAGAGATAAAAGATGTAGTGAATTCATTGATGGAAACAAATAATCATTCCGCAAATAAAAAACATCCAAGACTTTCATAG
- a CDS encoding FAD binding domain-containing protein has protein sequence MISFDFQYFKPSSVADTINMYNEIRKQGEQALIISGGTEFITFARKNKIYADAIIDSKGIPECNVLEKQGDDVVIGAAVSLNKIANSNLFPLLGTTVKQIADHTSRNKITIGGNINSELIYKESILPLLLVDAKVKMAKETDERVVSLHSVFNKKMNTSPGEILLQIIIDSSYLALPYISLKRTKFSKVGYPVVSVAAILRESQLRVAFSGVCDFPFRSDEIETILNDSAISVVDRIDKVMESLPSKIVDDLQGSKEYRAFVLKNVLLDVMEEMEMGE, from the coding sequence ATGATTTCATTTGATTTCCAGTATTTTAAACCATCCTCCGTTGCAGACACAATAAACATGTACAACGAAATACGAAAACAAGGTGAACAAGCCTTAATTATTTCCGGGGGCACTGAATTTATTACTTTTGCCCGTAAGAATAAAATTTACGCGGATGCGATAATTGACAGTAAAGGAATTCCTGAATGTAATGTGTTGGAAAAACAAGGCGATGATGTAGTAATAGGAGCGGCAGTATCATTAAATAAAATCGCTAATTCCAACCTATTTCCCTTGCTGGGCACAACTGTTAAACAAATTGCAGATCATACCTCGCGAAACAAAATTACAATAGGTGGGAATATAAATAGTGAATTAATATATAAGGAAAGTATTTTACCCCTATTGCTAGTAGACGCGAAAGTAAAAATGGCGAAAGAGACTGATGAAAGAGTCGTCTCCTTACACTCTGTATTTAATAAAAAAATGAATACTTCCCCAGGGGAAATCCTTCTTCAAATTATTATTGACTCATCCTATCTCGCCCTACCGTATATAAGTCTAAAGAGAACCAAGTTTTCGAAAGTAGGTTATCCTGTCGTGTCGGTAGCGGCCATCTTGAGGGAAAGCCAACTACGGGTTGCTTTTAGCGGTGTGTGTGATTTTCCTTTCAGATCCGATGAAATAGAGACAATATTAAATGATTCGGCTATTTCTGTTGTGGATAGAATAGACAAAGTCATGGAAAGCTTGCCTTCCAAAATTGTGGATGACCTTCAAGGTTCTAAAGAGTACAGAGCATTTGTGTTGAAAAATGTGTTACTAGATGTCATGGAAGAAATGGAGATGGGGGAATGA
- a CDS encoding xanthine dehydrogenase family protein molybdopterin-binding subunit, with product MTNKILTTVGKPQQRIDAVEKSTGKVRYVGDYSAPGLLHAKLVKSTQAHAKIISIDTTEAWKMPGVRAIVTGEMFPYHIGPILADRPPLAFEKVRYYGEPVAIVVADHEYQAKRATEKVKVEYEPLPIVNSVQQAFQKDAPLVHENAEQYTKIISDVYPQASTNIGSHIKIRKGDFDSAWASSEETITATYSFNLSDHVALETRSTRVEINPAGKVIVHTCSQSPFTIKKVLNQFFNVDVGNILVHIPMVGGAFGGKGTVQLEPLAYLASKAVGGKLVKLEFDREEDMTTAPCRIGFDATVQLGVTKEGKLVAGKYTYLIDAGAYSDQAAGITRAAAIDSTGPYNIPNVWCDSYCMYTNHPFATSFRGYGHPELTFAVERTMDRLAEKLHIDPLQFRIMNGIKPGDTSPTQTVLTANNIGDLEKCINRAKELIEWDEGQRVESGKNLVRTKGISTFWKTSTTATNAQAGAIIIFEADGSVNLNCAAIEIGQGTKTILGQILAEKLNMDMNKIHVTMEVNTQYDPHQWRTVASSTTFLAGRAVVYAADHAIAQLKKTAAIVLQCSPDDLDVGSGRVYLKPDPTMGVEIKDISLGYTYPSGHSIEGQIVGVGKHIQRHLTPMDPQTGFGKPGPWWSVGVQAVEIELNTRDLTYSILRGVTVLDGGTIINPMTAAQQMRGGMYMGLSYATSEKFVFDENGIVQNGDLRKYPMLRYGEQPAEYHVDFIESPAIDGPFGARGIGEYGVIGAPACLANSLSIATGVQLNELPLTPESIWHTKKEATK from the coding sequence ATGACGAATAAAATATTGACGACTGTTGGGAAACCTCAACAACGGATTGATGCAGTGGAAAAATCGACTGGAAAAGTTAGATACGTAGGGGATTATTCGGCCCCTGGTCTTTTGCACGCGAAACTTGTGAAAAGCACGCAAGCCCATGCCAAGATTATTTCCATAGATACGACTGAAGCATGGAAAATGCCAGGTGTGCGTGCGATTGTTACTGGCGAAATGTTTCCGTATCATATTGGCCCCATTTTAGCAGATCGCCCCCCGCTTGCATTTGAAAAAGTTCGTTATTATGGCGAACCTGTAGCAATTGTCGTAGCAGATCATGAATATCAGGCAAAACGCGCAACCGAAAAAGTGAAAGTTGAATATGAACCTTTGCCTATTGTGAACTCTGTCCAACAAGCATTTCAAAAAGACGCACCACTTGTCCATGAAAATGCTGAACAATACACGAAAATTATAAGCGATGTTTATCCGCAAGCATCTACAAATATTGGAAGCCATATTAAAATACGTAAAGGTGATTTTGATTCGGCTTGGGCAAGTAGTGAAGAAACTATCACAGCGACTTACTCATTTAATCTTTCAGATCATGTTGCGTTGGAAACAAGAAGTACCCGAGTTGAAATTAATCCGGCAGGTAAGGTTATTGTACATACTTGCAGTCAGTCACCATTTACAATAAAAAAAGTGCTGAATCAATTTTTCAATGTTGACGTAGGTAACATCCTCGTTCATATTCCGATGGTTGGCGGTGCGTTTGGCGGAAAAGGCACAGTTCAGTTGGAACCACTGGCCTATTTGGCTTCGAAGGCTGTAGGGGGGAAGTTAGTGAAGTTGGAATTTGACCGAGAGGAAGATATGACAACAGCTCCGTGTCGTATTGGTTTTGATGCAACTGTACAGCTTGGTGTAACGAAAGAAGGTAAATTAGTTGCAGGCAAATATACGTATTTAATCGATGCGGGTGCATATTCCGACCAAGCCGCTGGAATCACAAGGGCAGCGGCAATCGATTCTACAGGTCCGTATAACATTCCAAATGTATGGTGCGATTCGTATTGTATGTATACAAATCATCCATTTGCCACTTCATTCAGGGGCTATGGACACCCTGAACTTACATTTGCAGTAGAACGGACGATGGACCGGCTGGCGGAAAAGTTGCATATTGACCCGCTCCAGTTTCGTATTATGAATGGTATAAAACCGGGGGATACATCGCCGACACAAACCGTATTGACGGCGAATAATATAGGTGATTTGGAGAAATGTATTAACCGTGCCAAAGAGTTGATTGAATGGGATGAAGGCCAAAGAGTTGAAAGTGGAAAAAATTTAGTGCGCACGAAAGGGATTAGTACCTTCTGGAAGACCTCAACAACGGCTACAAATGCACAGGCGGGCGCCATAATCATTTTTGAGGCAGACGGCAGCGTGAATTTAAATTGTGCCGCCATAGAGATTGGACAAGGAACTAAAACAATTCTTGGACAAATTCTTGCGGAAAAATTAAATATGGATATGAATAAAATTCATGTCACAATGGAAGTAAATACACAATATGATCCACACCAATGGAGAACAGTCGCAAGCAGCACAACTTTTCTAGCAGGACGTGCTGTTGTGTATGCTGCGGATCATGCAATAGCCCAGTTGAAAAAAACAGCTGCTATTGTGCTTCAATGCTCTCCCGATGACTTGGATGTAGGCAGTGGGAGGGTGTACTTAAAACCTGATCCAACAATGGGTGTAGAGATTAAGGATATTTCTCTAGGATACACGTATCCAAGCGGACATTCAATTGAAGGACAAATTGTAGGAGTCGGAAAACATATACAACGGCATTTAACACCGATGGATCCACAAACTGGTTTTGGAAAGCCTGGACCTTGGTGGTCAGTTGGTGTACAGGCTGTAGAAATTGAATTGAACACAAGAGATTTGACGTATTCCATTTTAAGAGGTGTTACGGTCCTTGATGGGGGAACCATTATTAACCCGATGACGGCAGCACAACAAATGCGTGGCGGAATGTATATGGGCTTAAGTTACGCGACAAGCGAAAAGTTTGTCTTCGATGAGAATGGCATTGTGCAAAACGGGGACCTTCGGAAATATCCGATGTTGCGTTACGGGGAACAACCAGCGGAATATCATGTTGACTTTATTGAAAGCCCCGCGATAGACGGTCCCTTCGGTGCTCGTGGTATAGGCGAATACGGTGTTATTGGAGCGCCTGCGTGCCTGGCAAACAGCCTCTCCATTGCAACTGGAGTGCAATTAAACGAATTGCCGCTAACACCCGAATCCATTTGGCACACTAAGAAGGAGGCGACTAAATGA
- a CDS encoding capping complex subunit for YIEGIA, protein MENQLAAIAAVITTKPETIQGGGAPVFVVTDQKELQKTSMTLEKIMDASAHEIDMNTIIIVVR, encoded by the coding sequence TTGGAAAATCAGCTAGCTGCAATTGCTGCAGTCATTACGACGAAACCTGAAACAATTCAAGGCGGAGGTGCACCTGTTTTTGTCGTGACAGATCAAAAGGAATTACAGAAAACCAGCATGACACTTGAAAAAATTATGGATGCTTCAGCTCATGAGATTGACATGAACACAATAATTATCGTTGTACGTTAA
- a CDS encoding YIEGIA family protein, with the protein MLLLRTDFRQYPTYPTGRIIHLSFGFISAFIGAVAIPAVLESDWTAVTFLGLAATQFREVRKMERESLEKIDTFELVKRGAPFVEGMAQAFESRNYLVMFTALVTTLCAVFAFWIGIIGGIVMLIIVKFNMTGKSLQDVADVTEAAVRFEGPTLFVGDILIKNVGLEDTRKIISEQAVGAIVIPKNQNSIVTLSFLGQRQAMLHHVATILGSYLDSGEPALIPLTKRDMADGRIALFFLPREKEFHQIKAVLDKVPILDSAIRMPKEADKGKS; encoded by the coding sequence CTCTCTTTTGGTTTTATTTCCGCTTTTATTGGTGCGGTTGCGATTCCAGCTGTTCTAGAATCTGACTGGACAGCTGTTACGTTTCTTGGCCTTGCAGCGACCCAGTTCCGAGAAGTTAGAAAAATGGAAAGGGAATCACTTGAGAAGATAGATACATTTGAACTCGTTAAGCGTGGGGCCCCTTTCGTTGAAGGAATGGCCCAGGCGTTTGAAAGCCGAAATTATTTAGTAATGTTTACGGCACTTGTCACTACGTTGTGTGCTGTATTTGCATTTTGGATAGGAATAATCGGTGGGATTGTCATGCTCATTATTGTGAAGTTTAATATGACAGGAAAGTCTTTGCAGGATGTCGCAGATGTGACAGAGGCAGCTGTCCGCTTCGAGGGACCGACGCTCTTTGTTGGGGATATATTAATTAAAAACGTGGGACTAGAGGATACGAGGAAAATCATTAGTGAACAAGCAGTTGGTGCAATTGTCATTCCCAAAAATCAGAATAGTATTGTAACATTGTCATTCCTAGGACAGCGGCAGGCGATGTTACATCACGTGGCGACTATCCTGGGGAGTTACCTTGACTCGGGAGAACCTGCTTTGATTCCACTAACGAAGAGAGATATGGCAGACGGTCGGATTGCATTGTTTTTCTTGCCGCGGGAAAAAGAATTTCATCAAATCAAGGCGGTCCTGGACAAAGTTCCCATACTAGATAGTGCAATTCGGATGCCTAAGGAAGCGGATAAAGGAAAATCATAA